The nucleotide window TTTCAAGACTGACAATTACAtggatttattataaatatataattcaatGCTTAAAATTGTTCCTATGCTTTCGTGTTCACAATGTTTTGTACGTTTTTGAGCCTGTCCATCACTCGCATAAGAAAAATCATTAGCTCTGCACAAATTCATAATGACAAGGTTTGCAGTGCTAGACTGAAAATATGTTGAGGTTTGAATCTTGGATATAGAAAGTGATGCCTTTAAAACATTTAATCTAAATTTCAATCTGGTGTAGGATGTCCATTTCGAGCCTGATGCGTTTCATGAAATCATGAAGAAGGAGGACCTGGTCTACCTCACCTCTGATTCACCCAATGTTCTGCAAGAACTGGATGAGGCCAAAGCCTATGTGATTGGAGGACTGGTGGACCACAACCACCATAAGGTTAGTGATTTGTTACAGTTTGAAGAGAAAATTTACCCAACACTCTCAGTAAATAAGATACAAAACTGTCACTAGGGAGAGACcctttcaaaaaaaatattaatatagtaCCTTTAAGGGGTAAATAAGATGCAAATATGTACCTTCCAGGTTTTGCAGTGAAAGTTTTGTACccttttcttgtaatatttacattCAGGTCATGGCATCCTTGTATCTACTAAAACTACCAAGCATGCTCTCCCTGCTTGCAAGGAGATAGGAGTTTTATTTTGAGCTTAATATAGGGTGACACcatcatttctttctttttttttttttttaccttgaggTCATTAAAAGCTTTACCAAAGTCTTGGGGAATTCAATTGCTTTATTACAGGGAATCACATTTGGTCGAGCCCAAGAGCTTGGCATTGCTCATGCTCAGCTTCCACTGGGCAGTTTCGTCAAGATGAATAGCCGGAAGGTGCTGGCTGTCAATCACGGTGAGATTCTCTTCCATACACTCTCTctctagattttttttaattcaaatgacACTTCTTCTATGATATACTACCTGCTAGAATTAAACCAGTCATTTCCCCACTTGCTTCAGTTTTTGAGATCATCCTAGCATTCCTGGAGAAACAAGATTGGAAGGAAGCTTTCTTTACTGTTCTGCCGCAAAGGAAGGGAGCTGTGCCAGTGGGCCAAGAGAACAATGATGAGGAAGACTCTGATGAAGACTCGGACACAGAACACCCAATCTCAGAAAAGAGAACTGACTCAAAGGACCAATCAGAAAGCAAACAGGAAGAACAAAAACCTGTGCTAAACCAGTCAGATACCAGTGAGCGAAACGCAGCGTAGAGATATGTAACGATTaatgtttcattatattttttttatgattttctttttaaattataaatatctcGGTTTGAGATTGATGATGCTTTATGCAAAGGTTTGTAATTGAAGGTGTTTTTGTTGAAACaaatttcatgaaaaaaaaataaacaactaaAAAATTGAGAAATTACCGCCTTTTTAGCTTTTTCcgtttaaaaataaagaaaaaacaatgtaTAGGTCTAGAAAAGACTATTataaaatttcttaatttatgacatttagctttttgttcattGTATACATTTAAATACTTGATGTGCTCATTAAGATAAAATTAATACTGTTGGCTAAAGTGTAGATTTGTTACGCAGTTTTGTAATGAAcaggatttttaaaaagtaatgttttttttttactaactaAGAAAGAGGGCTCTGCATATtagctgtttttgctgttttgccacaGTGGGAGTTGCATCTGTGGCCAAAGAGGACAAGCTAAGACACGGCAGGACCCAGATGTAAGCCATCCAATCTCAGAAAAGAAAAAGACACAAAGGACCAATCAGAGAGCAAAAAGGGAGGTACATGAAACTCAGATTCCAGAAAGAGAGAAAACAGGGCAAAACTTGATCTTAAGGAGTTTTGTAATGTGTTGTTGTCATATGTTTGTTCAGTTTTGTTTTCAGATTAATGAAATCTCACATGCTTTTGAGATGCTTATGTTATTAAGCGAATTTGATGAGGAACATTCCTTTTCAGTCTCAGACATTTAGATTGGTTTAGTGGTTTAGTGTCTTAATACATTTGTGTCTACATACAgttggagtcaaaagtttacatgcaccttgtagaatctgcaaaatgttaattattttagcaaaataagagggatcatacaaaatgcatgttattttttatttagtactgacctgaataaaatatttcacataaaagatgtttacatatagtccacaagagaaaataatagttgaacttatacaaataaccttgttcaaaagtttacatacacttgactcttaatactgtgttgttacttgaatgatccagagctttttttttttttttattgatggttgttcatgagtcccttgtttgtcctgaacagttaaactgcccgctgttattcagaataatccttcaggtcccacagtttttttgtttttttagcatttttgtgcatttgaaccgtttccaacaatgactgtatgattttgagatccatcttttcacactgagaacaactgagggactcatgcaactattacagaaggttcaaatgctcactgatgcttcagaaggagcaATTATGCATAAAAACTTTGAACTTGAAGATAAtggtatatttaacttattttgttttctgagaaatgagtatcttctgtagcttctaaagggcagtactaaatgaaaaaaatatgatatttaggcaaaataagtaaaaatgtacacatcttcattctgatcaaaagttttcaccccttgctctgaatgtatcattttgacttctgaagcattagtgagcgtttggatcttctgtaatagttgcatatgagttcctcaaatctcaaaatcatacagtcattgttggaaagcattcaaatacacaaaaatgctgaaaaaccacagaatttgtaggagctgaaggatttttttttttttttgaagtacaAAACTCATGAAGaacgatcactaaacaaaaacaaaaaaaaaaaaacagctgtgggtcaatgctattaagaatcaagtgtatgtaaacttttgaatggggtcatttttataaatttaaattttataaatttaactactattttctcttgtgaactatatgtaaatgtcttttatgtgaaataacttctTCAGGTTAgcactaaatcaaaaataacatgcattttgtatgatcctccttattttggtcaaattaacGTGCCAAAATCTGCATCAGCTAATAGACCTAATTGTATATGTTAATGCAGTTAAATGTTGATTATTATGATTATCAGGCTAGTGCATACGTGTGTAAACATCCTTCTGTTTATGAAGTTTTACATTGTATTTGAAAACTACCCAAATTGTCCATTAGATGTCACTATACACCTACACCCAGTttcataaaaaaagttaaatactaGTTTGATTAAATTAACAGAAAAAAGGCATAATGAAGTTTAAAAAGAAATATCTCTTTCTATTCTCAATTCAGTTCAGTTTTATCTCCATAAATATATTCACAATATAACTCAATTGTCTTTTCAAATGATTGTTTTCTTCCCTTTGGATATTTTAGTTTTTCAAAGTCCATAATTGGCTGTCTCACAATATTAGCACAGCATCACATactgtttttataaatattaattttcctccaaataaagtaaaattaaagaCTCAACATTAATAAAATTTGTGTACATTCAGAGTACTTAAGTTCATAG belongs to Garra rufa chromosome 3, GarRuf1.0, whole genome shotgun sequence and includes:
- the trmt10a gene encoding tRNA methyltransferase 10 homolog A — protein: MATDMADTPAVQESSHESANNENESAKDENETVQSGETETLSKRQRKRLLKSQQWEEQRELRKQKRKERKQQRKLERQAQGEDGVEWTGKKRLRRSAEPSSLRLVVDCSFDNLMVIKDVKKLHKQIQRCYAENRRTLHPVQFYLTSHGGQLKQVMDEINKGWVNWKDVHFEPDAFHEIMKKEDLVYLTSDSPNVLQELDEAKAYVIGGLVDHNHHKGITFGRAQELGIAHAQLPLGSFVKMNSRKVLAVNHVFEIILAFLEKQDWKEAFFTVLPQRKGAVPVGQENNDEEDSDEDSDTEHPISEKRTDSKDQSESKQEEQKPVLNQSDTSERNAA